The following are from one region of the Siniperca chuatsi isolate FFG_IHB_CAS linkage group LG13, ASM2008510v1, whole genome shotgun sequence genome:
- the LOC122887230 gene encoding pyroglutamyl-peptidase 1-like, whose translation MANKKKVIVTGFEPFGEHAVNSSWVAVQELERLGLGEEVDLHVCEVPVEYQAVQSLLPSLWRKHQPQLVVHVGVSGLATTVTLEQCGHNKGYKRPDNCSFCPSSQCCMENGPDCIRSVLDMDTVCKRVTDSGLGVAFSVSKDAGRYLCDYTYYTSLHLGQGRSAFIHVPPLGKPYSSRDLGRALQAAVQEMLKLLELDHKHNEHCNHKHQHQHDH comes from the exons ATGGCCAATAAGAAGAAAGTAATAGTAACAG gtttTGAACCTTTTGGGGAGCATGCAGTGAACTCCAGCTGGGTGGCAGTACAG GAGCTGGAGCGATTAGGGTTGGGTGAAGAAGTAGATCTTCATGTGTGTGAGGTGCCTGTTGAATACCAGGCTGTTCAGAGCCTCCTGCCATCTCTGTGGAGAAAGCACCAGCCACAG TTAGTGGTTCATGTCGGTGTTTCTGGGTTAGCCACCACTGTCACTCTGGAGCAGTGCGGCCACAACAAGGGTTACAAACGCCCGGACAACTGCAGCTTCTGCCCATCTTCCCAGTGTTGCATGGAGAACGGCCCCGACTGCATACGCTCCGTCCTGGACATGGATACAGTCTGCAAAAGGGTCACTGACTCTGGCCTCGGGGTCGCTTTTTCTGTGTCTAAGGATGCTGGGAG GTATCTATGTGACTACACCTACTACACCTCTCTGCACCTGGGGCAGGGTCGCTCTGCCTTCATCCATGTGCCTCCGCTAGGAAAACCCTACAGCAGCCGGGACCTGGGTAGAGCTCTTCAGGCCGCCGTACAGGAGATGCTGAAACTGCTGGAACTGGATCACAAACACAACGAGCACTGCAATCACAAGCATCAACACCAGCATGACCACTAA